In the genome of Arachis stenosperma cultivar V10309 chromosome 2, arast.V10309.gnm1.PFL2, whole genome shotgun sequence, the window aattaaatccttgcactaaattttttttttaattgagtctctacacttttttttcctttatttggATCCCTACACcaattatttttagttaaatccctaaaaaattaaatcaattacTGCTaagagggacctaattgaaaaaaaaaaattgctttaaaaacccaattaaaaggaaaaaaagtctAAGAACCTAATTGaagatttcacaaaattataaagaccaacagagtaattaaactcttttttttaataataaaaataagcgAGACAAATCATAAGTTGTCTATGTGCACTACTGGTGTTGGTTAATCCTAATATATTGAAATGCTGTCACCAAAAAAGTTACAATAACATCAAAAAAACCATAATCACCATCTATTACAGCATGCAAACTAGCATGATATTTCTCAAGCTTCATCTTTGACTACCACCTTAGGCCTTTTGGTAGCTGAATCCTTCTGCTCAAAATACTCCGGGACGGTGTCTTGCATTACCTTTGGGGATGAAAAATCAAAATCTGTAACAGATACGCCTTTGTGTTCCGGATGATCTTTCAGATACCCGGCAATTTCATTGCGGGTTCTTAGCTTTTTCCCTGTCGGAGTGATGTAGTAAGCATCCAACTTAGAGTAATCTTTTCTCAGCACCAAGGTTCTCCTGAAACCTTCTGGAGCCTTAGGGAGGTTAGGTTTGTCCATGACCCATGTCCGAGTTGAATCATATTCCAAATCAGCAGGGTCATCACAGGACTTGCCCCTTTTACTGCAATAAAATGGTTCATCAATGAATTTGCTTCGAATCTCCTCAAACTCTTCCTGAGTATCAATCACTCTCCATTTCATGCAATTCTTGCATTGTGCAGCATACTCATCAACTGAACCAAGGCTTGATCCTGATCTCTGTCATAAAAATTTACCAACAGTTTAAAATCATCAATCATTTCAATTCCACGATTAACATCCATTAATAAGTTTTAAGGGGTAAAGTATGTGTTTTGTCACTAACGTATgtgatttttttcaaaaataccccTAACGTTTAGTTCCATTCAATTTTGTTCCAAACGTTTTTTATTTGTGTCAATTACCATTAGACGTCAATTACATGTAAAACATTAGGGATAAAATTGAAAACTTCTTGGGGTAGTTTTGACAAAAATCGAAACGTTAGGACAAAATTGAATGAATTGAAAACGTTAGGAACAAAATTGAATGAAATTAAATGTGAtgggtatttttgaaaaaaaatcacaaacgTTAGGACAAACAATATACTTCATCCATAAGTTAAGAATCCAGCTTCTGTTTTCCTTTCTTGTTTTCACTTCtagtattattttttgttttcaaaattattgTAAAGTGAAAgtgaaaacataaaaataaacagattttgattgtttttaatttttctttcacAAAATCAATCAGTATTTCAGCCTTACAAATATGCACTATTTCATATCAATTTTCAATCTATGCTATCAAACTACATTTCTATGACAAAAGCTGTTTTTcttttggttaaaaaaattcTGGTATGAACTAACTACCCATATGAAACAGCAGCAGAACAATCTATATCTATTGCTCATTCAAATTCAGCGGAATGTAATTATATCAAACAATTTGTTCCTCATTAATTTTCTATCCTATTATAAGCACATTCAAAACAGCATATTCATCAGCAAAATTCAgccaaaaaaaaggaaaaaagaaaaaggcagATTCATACCCATATTGATCACACACACATGAATCACTCACAAGAACAATTAACAACATTGATGAAAAGAAATGCAATTTTTCACTTTGAATCCATGTAAACTGAAGGGAAATAAAATGAATCATCAGTGAGAGTTTGAAATTTTGGGTATCGCAGGAGAGCGAAACATAAAACCCTAAGAAATTAGAGAATGAGTATCGGAAACTAATAAGAGAAATTGCGAGGgggagataaaaaaaattttaaaccttAGTGGAAGTAGATGGGGTTTTGGAGTGAGAGTTTTCTTGAGCTCCCGTCATTCATTCAGAGGAACAGATTCACCCAAAATTTTCTTGGCTTCTCAATACCTCTCCCCACTAATAAGTTATCTAATTCACCAGTGTGCGGGATAATAAGAATGAAAACCatattctaataattaatatgtttttttctgtaatattttaaaatttaattttaataaattatccaaataaaatagttttaaacATACGTTTAGTTATGTAATGCAgcaaattttaactatttttatattaattatataataaacaaccaaaaatattaatacaatcaaaataattatataaaatgttttaaacttttttttagtAGATTGAGGGACAAAGGCCCAAGATAAAGGAAAACTAAAAAGGTTATATTACGAGGCATAGGAGCTCTAAATCTAAATACATCATCAACAACTATGAAACTAAGTAAGGGTGGAGGTGCACCGCAAGGCTTGGTTTAGTGGCAATTATGTTTGTCTTGTTAGGAAGTGCATCAGATTCAAATTCCAGCTGAGGTTGGATGTTGTTTAAGAACTCATAGTACTCATGGTAGTGTGTGTCAGTGTGTTGTATAGGTATTTGAAGCATGGGCTTAATGTCTATGATTGGGGTTGTCCAATATgcttgattaaaaaaaaaaagtaaggaTGGAGGTGAGTTCCAGTATCTAAGGCTGCATTTAGAAATTATGTTTGGCAGAGGAGATATGGTCAAAGACAGTGTGTCCAGagacactgaattagtgtattttgtatcAATCCTGACAGAAAGGACACATGGACACTAATATGGGATACAActtatttttcattcttttttcattatttttgttaatttttcataattatattttttattattatattattcatctcaaaatttttgaatgaaaaaaaattagaataaattagattttcataatttgttctagtttatcactAAACAGAATACGAAAACATGCCTCTGTCCATCAGTGTCTTGTCCTATCCTGTTATTAATGTCTTGTCCTGTTATCagaaacaaacgcagcctaatCTCCAAGTTCTGTTCGAGGCTATGGGTAGCAAGAGTGCAAGACAATCCGCACATCTATTCGCTTTTCAATAGATATGTATGAATCTAATTTTCTAGTCTCCTTATTCTATGATATAGCGCTGAGCCCGAACCCGTATTCTCATTGTGACTCAAAATGCTCTCCACCACGGCTTTTGAATCGCATTCCACCCACACTTTTGAAAAATCCAGCGTCTTTGCTGTCTCCAAACCAATACACACTTCCCAGAACTCAGTTATGAAGGCTGTGCAAAAGtcaatatttttagaaaaacctattaaaatacaaattttttgtttgtctgATCAACGAACAAGATATTTTTAATGgggagtggatcctctccagtgaaaaaaattaaatggtgTACAATGTTAAATATAACCCTTTATAAGATTAAAGGTGAGAGATTACATTTCATTTTCTCAAGTGTTAAAAAAACTGGAGAAGGTAAAATGTACTCGAGGCGCATGAACCTTACCAATTGAAAAATTGTGGTGAGTCCCAAAATTTGAAAGATTTGGGAATTAGAGATCCAATTTGAACTAATTTATCTCTTTTAGGCAAGTTAGATGGACAAATTTTATATTACCCAGACAAAAAACAGAATCTCATGTCAGACAAGGGAAGCAATGGctcctaaatttttatttttctttataaaatatataaaaattttaatttaattctctttaaatatttagtttaatttttttatattataaaattaatttttgtctCTTTCTAAAATTTAGTCTAACTTCACCATTGATTCATACAAATTTTGAGCGTCACTTTTGCAAGCAAAATACAATAAGaaccaaaataattttttttcatctaaTATGACGAAGGAATTTCACACTTTAAATATTGGCCTATTCCAACCGTCTTTTTGGTTGACAACTCAAGAGGAGATAGTACTATAGCAGAGAAACCAAATTGTGCGCATATGTCGAATATAGAACTTTGTATTAGCAACCTCTGGAAAGATGATATGTGAAATTTGGCTGATGTTGTTACCCACTATCTTAGAACTTTAAGCAGAGCCTTGATgcctttaatttttttgtattcagTATATTGGACAACTCTCAATTCTAGATATCCCATATAGATTGAATAACCCCCAATTTTAAGTATTTGATGGGCTGAAGATGAGCTTCTTTAACTTTGAATTCATAGTCATCTAGCATTGGATACAAGTGGTTAAATAATTGCAAGTTCAATTGCGATAAGCATGAAAATTGGCTTCGTCTTCATAGTGTGGTTTAACTACTAAATTTAGATAGGCAGTAATTTTATTGCATTTTGACCAGCATATATAACCAGCAAAGAAAGGTGAatcattggatgaaatctcacaccaatctcacatcatcaaattatcattgatggctagttgatggtTACCAATCACAAATGTTGCTGTCTCCTAGCATTGCTCAATTTAGATTTAAGAGAAACCTTGCAACCTCCAATCTTTGCATGAGGTGTTAGTCCGCGTTGAAAATCGTTCTGCATTGCTTTAGGAACTGACAAAAGGCCAAAAACATTTagaagaaattaaattttgatctGCAGCACTTGGATCTAGTTTTTTggattaataaattttagagtaCCAATGTGTTCTTATTTTTTACTTGCATTTAGTGGATAAGTGAATTTAAAGGGATGAGAATAATAATGTGTTCAATTTCAATGAAGCCTAGTTTGTTGATAAAGTGATGATACTTatctatattttaaataatgaaatttgtaatatttttttaaaaagctaCTTTATATTGCTCACTTCATCAGCTTTACTTAGATGGGTCACTTCTTCTAAAGATTTGGTTAAGGTAAATTATGATgcaaattttttatgataataatGAGACAGAATTTTGATCTGTTATTAAATATTTGGATGGTTTTTTTATTAAGAGGTTGCATGAAAACTCTCCTTTAAACGAGTTACTCATATGTGAGTTATTTGCGATCTAGCAGGGATTATTATTATCCTGGGAGGCTGGTCATAGAAAAGTTGTTTGCGAAATTAATTGCTTGAAAGCCTTTAATTTGATTAGTGATGTAAATATAGGTGCTCATTGCTTGGGCAAGAATTTGGTTAGCAAAATCCAGAAAATCTTAAGTGGAGATGAAAGACTAGCATTGATCTTATTCAGCGGAATGCCAATAACATTGTTGATGCCATGGTGAGATGTGATGTGATAAACATGAGCCCTCAAATTTAAGTTCGACTCGTTTTATTAAATAggttatttttagattttttgaaAAGCCTATTAGTTAAGAATGTTAGACTTAAAAAAGTCTACAAAACTCATTGCCACAATTCGTCAagatttttttgtaaaaataaattatttttaattttatttatattaaacacaacacaaaaaaatcaataattaagaCTAGTTAAGATGGTAgctttttttgttaaaaaaaaattgtagatCGTAAATATGATTATAATATGTAATTAATGATTAATATAtaaatgaattattttttacaaattatgaattataaattttagaatGCATTTAATGTCCATTTATATTTTAAgtgtattttttttagttttaattcatgAAATAGACTTTTTAAATAGGCTCGTGAGCTTGTCAGATTTTAAATAGACGAAACTCGagtttgtttaaaaaaaaaaactataaaaaataacaGGTCTAGGCTAAAGTCATCTATTTATAACATGTGCTAAATTCGTCAAAAACAAAGTTCGGCTTAATTCAgtctatttttattcttgttgacaaattaaagattaatttattGTGAATCGAAATTctatttaagaatttattattaaCCAATAAATTACTGTATGTATAAGACCAATTTCGAACTTTCAAAGCTTATTTAAGAGGAGCTTCATCCTCTATACTCTCTACTAGTCTCTATAGTGTTATCAACACCAACTTTGCAAAAGGAATATTCCTATATTTGTTGCCTGCTTGGCTGCTTCCATTTTGGGTTCCTAGTAACTATACCTAGATCTTGCATTTTGTTTATAACATGTATGCTTGAGATTATGTGGTGCACCAACCAATCATTGTAACATTAGATGTTATATAAGCCTAATATAACTAGGGGTACTTTTAATCTCAATTCAAGTGTATTTTCTTAATAGTCTAATTGTGTTTATTCAGAATAAACTTTTCAGCTGTTGATAGTGTGTTTGAAATGGAGGGGATAtcagaataaaataaaataaaaaattaagagatAAGAAAAGCTAACACATGATTGCaatcattataaaaaaaaaataaattgataactttcctaaaaaatattttttagtttgtgAGAAATATGATTGAATGGTAATTGGTATATAAAGATAATATTTCTCCTAACACTATATTaaagttaaattaaattataagtGTTGGCACATAAAGAAATACTAATGAGGTTTTAATTTTCAGGACATAATAAGAGGAATATAACGTTGAAAAATTGGCAATTTATTTTAAGGTTCAATGCTGAATACAATGCACTGAGacattgttatttatttatttatttattttgagtgTATCATATCAATAATCTTTCTTTTTAAGCTTAGATATTCACACACGCGATTTGGATTTTTATGTTGCAGTTACCAACCCACCTTGAATTTCAGGTTAGCAACAAAACAGGAAAGAAAAAGTTTAGGGAGCCAATGGCCtaagcgtacaatgtgtacaatggaggtttaagaagtattagagatatgaccattagtGTTATATTGTCCTGTCAGGTTAcgtttttgggatgagtggtttcagatatggtattagagttctagATTCGAAAGGTCAAAAAttcgatccttggtgaaccccaaaatcagtttaattttttattgagatgtttattatccttgGTATCCGGATGGTTATTCTTGGTATCGGattgagatgtttattatccttggtatccggatggttattcttggtatcggatggttattctagctagtatggtgatgttcattttattcatggACCAAAAATTtagcccattgtacacattgtacacttaagccattggctccctagcacTACCCAACAGGAAAACATAATTTTGGTCAATgttgaattaattaaaaaaaaacggGACTGttatatatcatatatatatggGGTAATTTTGGCATATTTATATGGTTATACTTTTGCATAAATTGTACGTAttgtaaattttattaattaagacattttataataaattaaatgtctaaaattttatcaaatttggaaataatttgatattgtATAATATTACTTCTTTTTTATACACGATGTTTTATTGTTACCAAATAATTTGTATTCGACTCCTCTAAAATacataaaaagataaaaacatataacaaagaaaaaaaatacatcatTTAGAAAATCTTATATTACATACAATAaaaattcttaattaattaaatgtaCTTATCTAACTtgtcatttttatattttcctaTCTTTTGCAGGAGTCAGATCTCAATAATCTTTCCATACATTGGCATAGAAATTGGTTGTGGTAGTATCAAAGAAATTAGGGTTGGTGAATGGAATTCCCACCTAGCTAAGGTGGCTATATAAAACTATAAATGCCAAAAAAATATGGTTTATGTGcaatttagatattttaaaataaaaaagtaattattattaattttataatttttataaaatatatattctattattttaatttttaaaaaattaactattattttattactttatcaattttttttacttaaaagaTATTAGTAGGTTTATATGTATGACTTATTCATAGAGTGGTAGCTAAAGCCTAAACCAATGACCGTTGCCCAATAGCCGCACTACACTCTACATACCCTCTTACCTTCTAAAATTGCTAAgtgagttaaaaaaaaaaaatactaaatcattcctaatatatatatatatatatatatatatatatatatatatataattaatttcagtcaccaaaaaaaatatataattaatttaagttaatctaataattaatttttaatttatttaaataaatattaaaaattttaattttattttttgtatatagtaatttattaattaataataaattattaaatagtatcataaaaaaatatttaattaatttttaatataaattgtatattttatataaatgaatagataattttttgtatatatatataacatgatTAATTTCCTTAACACTATTCCTTCCAAAATAAGTGTACTATTGCATTTTATTATACAAAAGAAAAACGGACTATTAGTATGATTTAATTCAAGTTTTATTATTCATTAggttcttataattttattaaatttttagtcaaatttttataatttaaaaattaataattagatttttatattagataataatttttacTTAGATTTCTGcaaattattttatgttaagaatatataatattttagaattattgcattattttttaaaaaaattaatattgatctaatcacaattttttatttaatacaaaaatttaattacaatcTTTTTGAacgataaaaaattaatttaaaatttagtaaatTTGTAAAGACtaaaagaataattaaacttttatttttattttatgaaaatattttatgttagTAAAAGTATTATTTTCTTATAgacttaaatatttatttaaaataagagTAATGTTATTTATCCAAAATTTTGTATGaatctaatttaattaaattaaataataaaattaaaaataatattagtcataactgatttttataaaaaatatcaatttaattagacttgattaattaataaaaagagttggatatataatattattcttaaaataataaacttgattgaattacaatatGAAATTATTTATGCTATTAATAAGTCAAAATCCTAGTAagggaaaaaaattaatattagaataccttttaatttcttttttgttttttcactGCTCCATGATATTTAAtagtaattaatattatatcatTTATTTTGACGAGAAagtattagattttttttattacttattcgttatttacataaataaattaatcattCATCCATATTTGATTAtactattaattaaatatttacaagtttatatatataaatgcaGAGTGGACCTTTCATTTGCCACTCCAAAACCCAAAACCCAAAGAGAGtgtgagtgagtgagtgagtgagtaGCAGACACCACAACACAAAAACGCAAACTCAGAAAACCAAAACTCGCCACTCTGATTCCTTCAACCACCAGAACAAGAATCACCCAGCAAGAAAGAACccatcttttattattattattattattattattatttgggtATCAACGTTTTCATAGCTGTGACGGATGCAAACATTATTTGCTGTTTCAGGGTACgattttgttgttatttttggtTCCTTTTCTTATGAATCTTCAAATTAAAGGTTTTGACCTTTTCTGTGATTTTCTCCTCAATGTGGGGGGCGTTAACTCGTTTTCATTTtgatgtttttttatttatttaacttttgttatataaaaaaaaagtaattcaGTGATTTTTCTCTTTGATTCTTGAAtcggttaattttattttgttttttctgGGAAATGTTGTGTCAGTGTTCTATTGGCATGTGGTTACACTTGTCTTTCATGCTTGCATTCTGTGTTGGCTTTGATGTAAGCATTGCTCAGAAGGTGTTTGTTTTTATGTGTGTTAGTTCtaacaagcgcttttttaattttttttgtttcttttcttctgactTTTGAGTTCTTGATGCAGGAGATTTCTCATTTTGGGTTCAACGCTTCAGTTCTTAGCAAAGGTATGATTTCTCTTTGGGttctttttttatatgtttacttaactttaatctttttttttaatggtCTGATGCTGATTGAAGTGGTTCTATTGTTATTGGCGTTAGTCCTCTGTGCTTGTTCTCCCAATTTTACTGTGTTCCTATTTTCTTTTTGGATTCCCTCGAACCCCACAATCAGTTTCTTCAACCTTTTTGGGTTCATAGCTTTTCAAATTTGACATGTGGCTCTCTATTTGTAGATAGAGGATTGTTAGGCAGATAAGGATTCTGCGGGGTTTAATCTAGTTGTTAGTGAAATGGATAAAGCGGTTGATTCCAGTGGTGAGAATAAGCAGGATCAAGGGTGTAAGAACAAGCGAAAATCGGTTCATCCTTCCGTAGCTGTTGCCAGTGCCCCCACATCTTTGATTGAGTTCCCTCGGTATGAATTACCGTCGGAGCTTCCACAAAGCTTAAATGGTACTAATCCATCTGAGGTAGTATCAGATTTGTATAGAGTAGAATCAGAAATGCGTATGAACGAGCTTGTGGATTGGAATGATCCTATTGCAAACCAGCTTGAGGAATTACTGTTGTCTAATTTGCAAGCTGTTTTTCATGCTGCAATCAAGCAGATTGTTGAATTAGGATATGGTGAAGAGGTGGCTCACATGTCCATTTCAAGGAGAGCCTTATACATAGAGGAAGGAGACCCTGTCTCAAATATTGTACAAGATACAGTGAATATTCTTAAGGGAAAAGATGTTGCTGGTTCGGATGTCGTGTTTGAAAATTTTCAGCATTTGCTGTACTACACCATGTTGGAGATGATCAGTGTACTTCGCGAAGTTAGACCGTCCTTAACAGCTGGCGAAGCAATGTGGCTTTTGTTGATGTGTGACTTGAACATCTCACTAGCCTGTTCAGCAGAAGATCGCCCGAGTGGTGTTGTTCAGAATGGGGAAAGCTCTTCTGGTTCTTCTGTTCCCCAGTCAAAGCCAGAGGTTCAAATCTCTGAATCTGACATAATTATTGAGCCAACTGTCCCAAAGGAATTGCCCCATAGTCACCAGAACAAGTCTGAAGCACCTAAGTTCGGAAGTTTCCAGAATACCCCGAACAGTCAAAGTCTTCTTGTTTCAGAAGGGGGAAAGCTTCATAAGGGGAATGCTTCTTTGCTGGTCACTACAGAGAAATCCACAGGAACTTCAGTGGGTCCTGCTAAGGAATCTAAACCCGGGTCTAGTTCCAAGCGCcataacagaaaagaaatagTAGCACTTAGGCAGAAGTTCCTTCATATGGAGAAAGCTTACAGGGCTTGTGGAAAAGGTGGTTTTAAATCAGGGAAGCTTACAAGTGTAAGTAGTTTGGTTGTTGAAAAAAGAATCAAGCAACCATCTGAAATTCCTAATCAGCAAATGAAGTGTGGTTCCTCAAATTCAACAAGCACAAAAGGAGTTCACTCAGCTGATGCAGCATGCTGTGTTTCGACCAATAGTTCCTCTACTTCAAATGGAAGAGGTAACACCGGAACATTACCTACAAAGGATGCAACATCTGCTTCTACTGTAGTCAATTCTACTACAGTGTCAGACACTACATCCAAGCCTAAGTCTGAACCTAGTTCCACTGACAATCAAAAGATTCTTGATTTCTGTGCCGGTATTCCTTATGATGAGTCTTTGGGTAAGTATGTGCCAAGAGATGAAAAGGATGAACTAACTTTGATGTTAATAGCTCGCGTGCAAGAATTGCAGTTTGGGATGCAAAGCTGGAACAACTGgacaaaacaaaaagttatgCAAGTTACTGAGAGGCTCGGAAAAGTGCAGAGTGAGCTTAAAGCTCTTAGGAAGGAGAAGCAAGAAGCCGACCTATATAAAAAAGATCAGAAACTTTTGGAGGAGAATGCAGTGAAGAGAATCTCTGAGATGGAGAATGCCATGGAGAATACTAGAAAGCAAATTGAGCATGCTACTTCTGCTGCAGTTGAGCTAGAGGCAGAGAACGCTTCGCTGAAGA includes:
- the LOC130960637 gene encoding methyl-CpG-binding domain-containing protein 4-like encodes the protein MTGAQENSHSKTPSTSTKRSGSSLGSVDEYAAQCKNCMKWRVIDTQEEFEEIRSKFIDEPFYCSKRGKSCDDPADLEYDSTRTWVMDKPNLPKAPEGFRRTLVLRKDYSKLDAYYITPTGKKLRTRNEIAGYLKDHPEHKGVSVTDFDFSSPKVMQDTVPEYFEQKDSATKRPKVVVKDEA
- the LOC130960463 gene encoding putative E3 ubiquitin-protein ligase RF4, whose product is MDKAVDSSGENKQDQGCKNKRKSVHPSVAVASAPTSLIEFPRYELPSELPQSLNGTNPSEVVSDLYRVESEMRMNELVDWNDPIANQLEELLLSNLQAVFHAAIKQIVELGYGEEVAHMSISRRALYIEEGDPVSNIVQDTVNILKGKDVAGSDVVFENFQHLLYYTMLEMISVLREVRPSLTAGEAMWLLLMCDLNISLACSAEDRPSGVVQNGESSSGSSVPQSKPEVQISESDIIIEPTVPKELPHSHQNKSEAPKFGSFQNTPNSQSLLVSEGGKLHKGNASLLVTTEKSTGTSVGPAKESKPGSSSKRHNRKEIVALRQKFLHMEKAYRACGKGGFKSGKLTSVSSLVVEKRIKQPSEIPNQQMKCGSSNSTSTKGVHSADAACCVSTNSSSTSNGRGNTGTLPTKDATSASTVVNSTTVSDTTSKPKSEPSSTDNQKILDFCAGIPYDESLGKYVPRDEKDELTLMLIARVQELQFGMQSWNNWTKQKVMQVTERLGKVQSELKALRKEKQEADLYKKDQKLLEENAVKRISEMENAMENTRKQIEHATSAAVELEAENASLKKELDDAKLWVLKSMTSHRQALEREQIVLKQLQSWESQNGLLRDELDGEKHSLSNLLQVLHKEKNLLANIEGRLEQERAVKEKLLAQAASIRKERQQLEAHIKSEEDTIRKRAANDMQKYVDDIARLEKELIELKIKSESEQIAALRRGVDGKNDKFSRTSKNTLTVKENKKSNASQTMVSNRDKMSTGSLRREQECVMCLSDEMSVVFLPCAHQVVCQDCNELHEKQGMKDCPSCRTPIQRRIHARFAGHSRA